In Salinibaculum sp. SYNS191, the genomic window GAGGGCCTTCATGAACGCCCGGTCCCAGCCGGCAGCGACCCCGGCCGCGTCGCGGCTGGCGCTGACGTCGCTGAACCCGGAGGTGTCGCAACTGTGGGCGAGGTAGTACGGTACCGGGAACGACTCCGCCTCGCCGACGTCCTGGATGAGCCCCAGGCGGTCGTCGACGGCGCGTTCGGCCCGGGCCAGCGAGGCTTCGAGGTCGCGCTCGACGTGAGTGTGTGCCGGCAGGTGTGTCTGTCCGTCGTCGCAGGCACAGTCCGGCAGCGGCAGGAACTCGCGGCTGGCGTGGGGAATCTCGACGACCCGCCCGAACAGGCCGCCGTCGTCGACGAGGGCGCGTGCCGCCTCCCGGCCCGCGACGGCCCCGGCGAAGCGGGCCGTGTGCGAGGGAGGCGCGGCGGTCGGCTCGGCCTGCGGGTCCAGGTTCGCGCTCACCCGGCCGCTCAGGCACTCGTAACAGCCGGTGTCGGGACCGAAGCCGGCGACGGCGGCGTCCACGACGGGGAAGCCGCCGACGCCGCCGAGTTCGACGGCCAGCCAGCGCTGTCCGGCGTCGAGTGCCACCTGGTTCGCCCGCTCGAAGACGGCGTCACCGGCCTGTCCGGTCACGACAGCGAGGTCGAACTCGGCGATAGCGTCCTGTTCGACGGAGACCGTGTCGACGTCGACGTCCCCCAGCGCCGCCTCCACGGCGGCGGCCGCGGGACCCGACCCGACGAGACCAACAGTCATAGACGGGGCCACGGATGCGGGCGGGATAAGCCTATGCAAGCCGCTCTATGCGAGCATCTCGATGGCGACGCTCGCCACGTCCTCGATGTCCGCTTCCGCCAGTCGCTCGTCGCCGGGCATCAGCCGCAGTCGCGGCCGGCCGACGTCGATTGGCACCTTCTCGGTGTCGATGAGTCCGTTGTCCTCCAGGCGGGTCTTCGTCCGCGAGAACGTCGCCTTGCTCGCAAGCCCCACGTCCTCCCCCCACTTGCTGATGTCGTAGAGCAGTTCGCCGTTGCGGGCGGCGACGAGGAGGCTGATGGTCACCTCGTCGAGCCCCTGGCCGTCGCCTCTGGCCGAGTCCAGCGAGTCGAGGATGGCCGAGAAGTCGGACGCTACTTCGGGCCCGATGTCTGCCTCCAGCGTCGCCATGACCTCCGAGCGGGGCGGCGTCCGCAGCGAGAACGGTTCCGCGCCCTCCCACCGCTCGTCGTAGTGGTCGTATGTCGCGGCGACGAATTCGTCAGCCGTCGTCGTCAGCCCGGCCGCGCGGTCCCCGGCCTCGACCAGCGAGACGACGGACTCCCGCGAGACGAGCAGCGCGTTGTTCGGCACGGTGTCAAGCGTCCGTACCGCCATCGTCCCCCCATCCATGAGGTCCGCCACGGCGCTCGCGACGAGAAAGTCGTTCATCAACTCCTTCAGCGACGGCTCGGCGGCGAAGAGCCGAACCTGCGGCGGTGACTCCGCGGTCTGGAGCACCTCGACCAGCGCAGCAATCGTCGCCTGCGACGGGTTGACGACGATGTGATCCTCGTCGGCCCCCACCAGCCCGGCCGAGAGCACGTCGACCACCGAGTCCTCGCGAACAGTTTCACGAAGCATTACTGAGATATATTGCCGACTACGGTATTTATTTTTAGTGGCCGACTGGTACGAAATCAGATAAGTCTGCCTGGGTCGGGGTCCGGGGTCACCAGAGTCAGACGCCGGGGACGCCGTCCTCGGCTTCGAGCAGTTCGTGGTAGCGGTTGCGGATGGTGACCTCGGAGATGTTGGCGACTTCGGAGACCTGGCTCTGGGTGACCTTCTCGTTGGTCAGCAGCGACGCCGCGTAGACGGCGGCGGCCGCGAGGCCGACCGGGGACTTGCCGGAGTGGACGCCCTTCTCCTTGGCGTTCTGGAGGAGCTGGCGGGCGCGGCGCTCGACCTCCTCCGAGAGGTCGAGGTCCGAGGTGAACCGCGGGACGTAGCTCTCGGGGTCTGCGGGCCGTATCTCCAGGTTCAGCTCGCGGACGACGTAGCGGTAGGTGCGGGCTATCTCGTCTTTCTCGACGCGGGAGACCGTCGCGATTTCGTCGAGCGAGCGGGGGGTGCCGGCCTGGCGAGCCGCGGCGTACAGTGCGGAAGTGGCGACGCCCTCGATGGACCGGCCGGGCAGCAGGTCCTCGTCGAGCGCGCGCCGATAGATGACGCTGGCCGTCTCGCGAACGCTCTCGGGGAGGCCGAGCGCGGAGGCCATGCGGTCGATTTCACCGAGTGCCTGCTTCAGGTTGCGCTCCTTGGAGTCTCGCGTTCGGAAGCGCTCGTTCCAGGTGCGCAGGCGCTGCATCTTCTCGCGCTGACGGCTGGAGAGGGCATTTCCGTATGCGTCCTTGTCCTGCCACCCGATGTTGGTCGACAGCCCCTTGTCGTGCATCATGTTCGTCGTGGGCGCGCCGACCCTCGACTTCTCGTCTTTCTCTCTGGAGTCGAAGGCACGCCACTCCGGACCGGGGTCTATCTCGTCTTCCTCGACGACGAGGCCACACTCCTCACAGACCGTCTCGCCGTGCTCGCTGTCGGAGGCGA contains:
- the tbsP gene encoding transcriptional regulator TbsP → MLRETVREDSVVDVLSAGLVGADEDHIVVNPSQATIAALVEVLQTAESPPQVRLFAAEPSLKELMNDFLVASAVADLMDGGTMAVRTLDTVPNNALLVSRESVVSLVEAGDRAAGLTTTADEFVAATYDHYDERWEGAEPFSLRTPPRSEVMATLEADIGPEVASDFSAILDSLDSARGDGQGLDEVTISLLVAARNGELLYDISKWGEDVGLASKATFSRTKTRLEDNGLIDTEKVPIDVGRPRLRLMPGDERLAEADIEDVASVAIEMLA
- a CDS encoding transcription initiation factor IIB, which encodes MTDTTTRRYTRERERESEDEQHADEDETVCPECGGKLASDSEHGETVCEECGLVVEEDEIDPGPEWRAFDSREKDEKSRVGAPTTNMMHDKGLSTNIGWQDKDAYGNALSSRQREKMQRLRTWNERFRTRDSKERNLKQALGEIDRMASALGLPESVRETASVIYRRALDEDLLPGRSIEGVATSALYAAARQAGTPRSLDEIATVSRVEKDEIARTYRYVVRELNLEIRPADPESYVPRFTSDLDLSEEVERRARQLLQNAKEKGVHSGKSPVGLAAAAVYAASLLTNEKVTQSQVSEVANISEVTIRNRYHELLEAEDGVPGV